The nucleotide sequence atgtGAATTACTGCAAAGCATATCTGGCCTGTTTATGGAGTGTCACTTTCTATGCAAATCACaacttcttttgttgttttgttagtGTAACTTTTTATTGCTAACAGATAACTGGCACCATTATTTAGCTTAATGCTGGAGTATATGAGGTTAGAAATTTTAAACGGGAATGGAGCAAGAAAGAGCATCACTGGGGTGTTAATCTCTAAAATCTACTGATCCGGCTCCACAATGACTGATGCTTCTAAAGGTCAGCAACTTTTACCGTCACTTGATCTGCATTAGAGGACAATTGTGctcaaattatttaatttagaaataatttaaCTGGAGTTGGTACTTTTATTGTGTTATCCTTACAAATCTGgtggttaaaaaaatgacaaatgagATTAATCTTGAGTTGACTTTTGTAATGTATTAAGGTGGAATATTTCATCCTTCAAGTAACAGTTGATGATAATTATTgctaaaaatacaataaaatgataataataaaagacagtttgctattagattaaaaaaagagagtttagtgacaagaaacaaacacacgagaagcaataaacagaaacaagagcAAAATACAGCTGAGGTTCTAAGTTGTTTGTtaattaacatatttaaagtatAAATAAGAATAAACAGGGAGGAATAAGTGTTTAATACTCGGCTACTATTTTAACAGCAGATCATTGCACAAACTGTTTCCAATGccaatgttttttattctctttattctttaaatgtttaaactgttttataaatgtatCAAAATAGTGAGTAATACTGACCTGAAATGACACAAATCCGCAAATGAGGGTTAAAAGACAATTTATAAATCTCATGtataaaaactatatatataaaaatgtgtttttttattatattatatactTACTAGTTTATAATCAAAGACGAAAGGAGCAGCATATTCTTAGGCAAACTGTCTAAAATAATAACTTATTAGGTGTTATACATTCACTACAAATCGGTAATGTTAGTTTCAACAATTAATAAATACGAAAGGGATCACAGTgttatacaaatacaaaaaaaatagttgtttttcaCTGTTTACTTAACAGTTTGGAAGGACAGCTTCACATTTTCTGAGACCACTAAGGGATTACTGTCAGTCAGCGTAGATTATTAGTGAGAAATGTGTTATGGTTGTACCTTTAATGTTGACAGAATTAGAGCAAAGTGAGCTCCTCCTTCATTGACGTCAGACCACTTCATGGATCACGGGCTCCACACATCGGATCAGTGGTTTCTAAACGGCTTTTCACATGGACCAAAACTCCCAAGTTGAAACTACaagcgtttgatttttatttctatggttttaaaaatgggaaaacaatttttagtgttttttttatcttctctttttctgctGGACTAACTTACTAAACACGTgccattattttaattaaacgaACAAAGCAGACCTTTGGCTGAGTTATCGGTGTGTTTTAGTCTATTTTAGATTAGCATTTTGtttgtataaataattttctttaaaattatccTTGCATATTTGCAGGCTTTCCTCACCTTCAATCACGTCCTTTGGGGGGATGAATAAAGTTTGAAATGCTAATAAAACACACTAAGTCGTAACCTAATATTTGACGAGATTTTACTTTGTCAGTAAAAATATCCCCTTAAGaaaatttttaaatctgttcGTATCCATCAGCTTGTGCTGCTAATATTTGTATCAAAATCTTTCCAAGGGCCACCACCTGGCCCCTGGCCCcgctttggacacccctgcattAGATGCTCTTTGCTGCTCCAGAAAAGTGCTTCTTCTACCTTCAACTAAATTGAAACCAGCGGGTGTTATTTCCCcccaaataaatacagaaaataaccttttcagttcagtttcagtGCAAAGATAAAACAGTTTGTCCTTCTGTATTTTTATGAGAACCTTTGGCTTCCTGGTCTCTAAAAACCTTCATGTATAATTTGATCTAAAAATTATAACTTTACCAATAACTCACAAAACtcataaattagatttttcatCTGTTAGcacctaaaaataataataaaacagtacatttaaaattttagctGCTATCGTTTCGTTCCTCTGATGTTGTGAGCCCAATTTATGGCTCAAAGTTTATAAAGGTTTGGGGAAAACCTTGACTCTGAGTTTGATCTAAGGGCAGCCAATCCTCTGCTTTTACAGTAACTTGGATATTTTTCAATTACAGACACAACAAAATAATATCAAACAAAAGTGCAAAGAGTTAGCTTGGAAAAAAGACACAGAAGcccttcaaaaaacaaaaaaaacaaaaaactatgtGCTTaaaattctgtgtttttctcacCCACTACTCTCAGTATGATACAGGAAAAGGAAGAACGGATGCCGACAGAAAATTGTCAGAGTTGAGAGTGAAGTGCAAAAGGCAGCGAGGAAGAATAAGCTTATCTTGGTAGAGAAACAGCTTTGCACACTCCTTCAACGCTAAGCTACAGGAAGTAGTTTAGCACCAACTTGGCTGATCACATCGCTGTAGCACAGGAGCCATCCAGTCATTATAGCCACCAGCAGCAAACCAAACGAACCTGGAatgaaaaggaacaaaaagagcaaaaatattaataaatcaaaaaagaaataagtggAAAAGATGGATCACAACCTCATTCAGTGATATGATTTCAATCCCGTCCTGGCACATATGGTGGAGCCCTAGATAATTCACACGCATGGcggattttaaattatttccattCAGTCAGAAAATTTGTCTCTAACAAGGAAGGAATGATGATAAAACgaatttctaaaacaataataaaaaaatacttttaattcaattcaattttatttatattttcactCCAACTTTGACGATTTTTCATTGGTGACGATCACTCAtagttggaaggcctccttgccatcaccctaatcttcagctccctccacagattctctgtcaGGTTCAAGTCAGGCCTCTGAGTGGGCCGCTTCAAAACAATATTACTATAAtcaggggaaaaaactgtttaaaatatttctttcagCCTAAATCTGGGAGTGGTGGGAATAAATTTGGGCTTCAGTGTAGAACAAACAAACGTGACGTGGGTTTGTTTGGGCTCCTGCAGGCCAGCGGGACCGTAGCTCCTACCTGGAGGAAAACGGTTGCTCcttttttaaaggtattttaagttttgtttaaaaaacttACCTTACAGAATCACTGTTTACTTGAACGCACGTAGTGAATGAAAAAGCCAGAAACAATGGCACcatttatgaaatatttctaataaaaacagaaatctgattttttattttatttttaaaaccacacaATTAGCACTTACTCTGACTTCCAGCTGGAGTCCTGCTATAAACTGGAAGAAGGCATGTTTGGGCCAGGTAGGTCACCCGTGTCTCCTGAGTCACACCCATCACCTGTAAACAAGAGTTTAAGGTTAAACACAGACCCACGTTAATTTAAGTCGGGTTAAAACTAAATGTTCGAACGCTTTAAACGTACAGTGCACTGAGTCTCTAGGGTTACATtcacacactgatccaggaccatcctgtcctgtctgatctcTTTGCAAGGAGGTTCGCAGCTGCTATTTTCAGCAGAGAATATAGCGATGTTCTGCAGGAACACAGAGGAGAACATTTGTTTTACTGCAAAGCAACACAGACGTTACAGCTGCTGAGAGTTTATGCCATTCATCACAATAATATTACTGTTCTAAgctatatttctatatatatattttagataaTGATCTGGACTCTGCtcttctgtaaaaacaaaacattggtCAATGAAATTCTTGATGTTTGagaacaaaatattaaatatttaggataGCAGTGCCTAATtatcaaatgtatttaattaatttaaaaaatatcattaaaCTACGCGATGTAGGTTCCTGGAAAATGAGAAGCGCTGCAGCAGTCAAACTTCTAGATCACCATTTACACTTCTGACATTATCatccaaaacagaaaatactttctcaactcttttatatattgtttataaatttctccatttttcattCACCATTATCCAAAATTTTAcctatgatttatttatcagtaaaatgatgggctgctgaaactaattaatttccctctatggggaagataaagtttatcttctcttcataataataattgtttgatGGTTAAAGAAGTTCATGCGCTCATTTCCTCCAATTCTTGATGGAGTGTGCATTCAAtcagttaaaggcatactatgcaacatttttcagttaattaatgtgttccataccattttggatgattaaatgagtcatttcaggtcgaacaaaggttttctcggccgccctggtggtctgtgggggaaataccgtacttgcaattgcaggagctctcggcccgcacccacaggctcagaagtctcgtgcaagaccgcgagagtcggtcttgctttacggcgagaactccatgtgtttttgccctgctattcactatatgcacgaaagcaacaaagaaccgcgtgttaacgtcaaataaacatgcaagcatatcgagtttttattattattatttatttatttttatttttttgaatgttggcgaggcggtagcgcgAGTTTGgggaggcggccgcctcgccaagatagcgctgcgggaagcttgatgttcatactttcaccttgttagtcattgtttgtactgccgtttttttttacttttcgttgcgttcgcctgtctgctaagctcaaaacaaccgcgcctggcttgacggagaaaccagaacagctgagcatctttacgacagtgcacttttactttcgccctctggggggagcctcgctggaaaatcaaccccagttgcatagtatacctttaaattgtCAAATAGGAGTGCGATGAGGCaaatcaaagataaaacatgccgtttaaaaaaaaaacctgccttAATCTAAGCaacattggggggggggggggggggggggggggggggggggggggggaatcaggGAAATCTTCACCGTTCTATTGGCGATCCAGAAGTCGTCACATGATAGGCCATGGAAGTGGCTCACGGTGTTGTTGCAGCAGGAAAACGTTCTTCTCTCCTGTACGGCTGAGCTGCTGCTCACCAGCCCAACCACAGCTGAGGAAAACAAAGACACCAGGTTGTAAATGTTAAACTCCGGCCGTCATTTTTTGTGCACTTTGGCAGCTGAGACAGCGAAGAGTTAGATCTGGGTCTGGACTGTTCCCTTGTAGCAAAAAGGTccttggttcaaatcctggaTCTTTCTGTATGAGGTTTGCAAGCTCTCCCAGTGGACGCATGTgttttctccaggtactctgacTTCCTGTTGTCTAAAGACATTCATGTTGGGTTGATTGGTCACTGAATGCACGTTTTTGTGccatttgtttctgtgttgcattTGGCCAGCCTGCCCATGGTGTAACCTGCCTCTGCCCACTGACTACATGACCATTATATGGAAATATTTCTCCCCAAAACAGGGAATAATCTGGTTCATCGTTGGGTCCGACTGGTATTAAACTGAGCACAAATGTACTTAAgtgaagattttatttttttttcttatcaaaaCATGAGTAGATGTGGTTTATTTTTAAGACATGTTAGAGAGAGCGGCACGGAGTAGCAACTCTCCTCAATCTGATCATACTAGGTTTAGCAGTAACCCTGGAATTGatcaaaatcaagaaaaaaacgtattttgctttgtttttattggcaTTATCGAAACTTGGGATACTTCAAAGTTCCCGGGAAGTTTTTCAGGCTAACCACGTGTGGCAGGAACCAAAACAGTTGGGTCACTGGGGGGGTTTCCCACACACCTTTCATTACAGCTTGGAAACCACGGGGAATCCCTGCATAGCCCACTTTCACTTTCAGCCTGCTTGTTATTATCATTAATGATATAAATATCAATATAATGAgactaaacattttttaaataaatatcctGAACAGCCTTGGTGTCCAGGTTCTGACCGATTAATTACCTTTCCATCCCGTTTATCTATTTTCTACACCGCCCACTCGCCCCACGCAACCACACGTGGTCGTGTAAATTAAACAcgattaaatataaatgttctaAATAAGACAATCTGATCATATCTGCGTTTTAATACTCACTTAGAACGATTATTGGTCCCGTGATGCCTCCGCAGAACATCGTTTAATCAAAAGTGAAATCAAGGCGTAAGCTGATATTGTGCCAGCCGGCCGTTCCGCTCTGTGCgcaataattttctttttcacacctGCGGAAATGCCGGAACCTTTGTGAAAGGCGGAGTTAACTGGCGCACGTTCGGGAAAAGATCGTTCCCAAATCACGATCAAAATgatgaataaaactaaaaatatataattaatataacaCCTTGCGCGTGGCGAATGCACAAAGCAGGAGCTCGTAATGttccctaaataaataaaaacatgcgtAAATTCCACGCTGAGCATCCAGAAGGCGATATGCAGCAGAACGGttgcatttatcatttattaccCTGCATTACTACATAAAGGTAATCGGATTATCACCCTTATCTGCCTCTCCTTATCGTTCCTTCCATGATGAGgagtaaaattacattttctgtttcttctttgGGTTTCCCTGATTTGGGCACGTACAAAACTCGTAATCAAAGAAAACCCATTACATCAGAAacgtaaaaaagaagaagtgatATTCAGGATGCAGGTTGGCCCCGCCCCCTCTACGTCGAAAACGAGCAGGTTTAAATCAAGCCTCATCAACGGCTGGAAGTCAGTCTGAGTTTCTCTTCTGTTCACCGTTTTTAGGACGTTCTGCGCCTCTCGGCAACCAACTCATTAACATGTGGCACCCAATATCTGCTGCGTCTGGCTCTCCTGCTGCCTCTCAGTAAGTCTTTGTAATAATTATCCCCCCCTCAGACGTCTGTGTTCGTGTATATATCCGCCGTGGATCGTGTGCGTAACTGACTTTGCCACTCCGTTCCCTCACCAGTTTGCTCGGCGTGGAGCGCAGCTCTGGACGCAGGCATGGTGGAGGTTTCCTCCGCCTCGGCGCAGGACGCTACGCTGGGCTGCACCGCCACACGCAGACCCGGGCTGCAGTACCTGGCCGTCAGGTGGTACAAGGTAAACCTAACCTTCCCTGTCATTTCCTAACGCTTCGGCTACTTTCGCTTTGGTTTCCCCTAAATGCCTCATGTTGGCAGCGCTTTCTGATTGGTTCCACAGAGGAGCTGAAGCTACAAGGGTTAGAGATAATTGCTGGATTATTGCCGTCTGTTAGTGTGTTTCTACGGAGTCAGGGTCAAAGAACAAGACTTTATCAGTGGTAACCTGGTTATTGCAGAGGATCCATGTGCAGAAAGGCTGAAAGTCTTTGTAATAAACCCCCAACTGTACAGAGTTTAGTGTTATAGAGACAATAATTCTTCTTTTAGTCCATAATTTGGCAGACATTTTAGTAAatgctttatgtttttaaattctCACTATCAAAACTGAACGCTTGACTGAGAATTTTGAGTTTCACAGATTGTTTGACATATTCATCCAGATATTTCCATGAttctaaatgtgttttcttaATTCCCCCTAAAGAtgattaaagaacattttaatgatCACAGCAGacaataattttactttttttttttttaaatctcgtAAAGGATTAATCAAACATGTAATAAGCTTGTTGtcaaatttgttttattcaacctCAAACTTCTGTGTTTAGTAAAGAAAATAAGAGTTATTATTTTCTCCCTAGATTTCATTTTAGTGCCTTTTAATTCTTCTGTGAAATAGTTTTAAACAACccctgatatttttttttatttttactttgcttATTCAAACAATATTCCTCCAGACCTTCTCTCTGAGGAGTCTTCTTTGGtcatgtatttatttgctgGCCTTTTTACCTGCATACAACCACATATTGTGCAGTGGGGGCTTAAAAAATGGGTAACGTGGACATTTGGGTGAtcagaagaaaaatgcaaacacaTCTAACTGGTGTCGCTGTGCCTTTGCAGCTTGACAGCTACCCATCTCTTCAGCGCCGCGGCCTCCTCGGCAGAAGACTCCCCAACGGCAACGCCACTTTGTACAAGGACGTCACCAGGGAGGTGGAGCTGCAGGGTGAATCCCATGACCTCTTCCTGTCCAACGTGACGTGCAGCGACAGTGGAGTGTACCTGTGCTACCTGGCTGCACCTGTggggcagcagaaccaggagggCAAAGTTCTGCTCACTCTGACAGGTAAAGGTTTCCCTAAATCAGGGCTCCTACAGAATCTTtgcactgctttttccaaaCTTTCCAAACTCCTGGAGGTATCTGGGATTCACATTTCAATCATCCCCCCTTTAAATCGGTAAATTTACAACTATGTACAGAGTTTAACGTAGTTAATAACATGGCCCCCTGGTAAAGCCGTGGTAATTCTGGCCCTGAAATTCAGATTAATCTCCACCATTTTGAGTAATTTAATGATTGTGCGTACATGTTTGAAGTTCTAAGCGGTTCTCTCTGTTTCCATCCAGATTGTCCTGCAGGTCCAGCAGATCCTCCTGCAGGTCCAGCAGATCCTCCTGTTGGCTCCACAGATTCTCCCGTCAGACCTGAGACGCCTCTGCTGGCGGACACGGTTATGGTCATTTCTGCCtcggtgctgctgctgctggcgcTCATCATATCCTTCATGAGCTACGTAAGTGGGCTGCTCTGACTTTTACATCGCTTAATGTTACTTTCCTCGTTTGGTCCTGATCTAACGAAACTTTCTCTCCTTCTCATTAGAGATGTTTGAAGAACACAATAAAAGACCGACTTCAGACGCCCAAGAAAGAGATCTTGCTGGACGCGCCGCTGAAACCGCTTGACAAAAAGGACTTAATGCTGATTTACACCTTGGGTCCCAAAACATCCACCCTGAAGCACATCTGTGTCTGAAGATGgtctgtggagacagatgcagaaaagtccccccccccaccacccacaGCAGACCGCCAGGGCGCTGCAGGCACAAGCGAAGAGGAAGCGGCGTTGTCTGAGGCGGGGTCCAGCATGCGGGTCGATCCTTTGATCATGCGAGTTGCTTGGTCTGCTTCCGGCCCAGAACAGCGAGCTGGTTAGCAGGATCTGATTGCTTGGACGCTTCCTGGCAAAATCGTGAACAAT is from Fundulus heteroclitus isolate FHET01 chromosome 3, MU-UCD_Fhet_4.1, whole genome shotgun sequence and encodes:
- the LOC105920451 gene encoding CD83 antigen, translating into MQDVLRLSATNSLTCGTQYLLRLALLLPLICSAWSAALDAGMVEVSSASAQDATLGCTATRRPGLQYLAVRWYKLDSYPSLQRRGLLGRRLPNGNATLYKDVTREVELQGESHDLFLSNVTCSDSGVYLCYLAAPVGQQNQEGKVLLTLTDCPAGPADPPAGPADPPVGSTDSPVRPETPLLADTVMVISASVLLLLALIISFMSYRCLKNTIKDRLQTPKKEILLDAPLKPLDKKDLMLIYTLGPKTSTLKHICV